The Fontisubflavum oceani genomic interval TGCCGCGAACCTGCGCGAGAGCAATCGCATGGTGCGCGAAGAGATGGAGCGCGGTGTCTTCGACATCGAAGCGGTGAAACAGGCCAATGCCGAATTGATCGCGACGATTGAGGAAAGCCTCGCCATCGCCGATGAAGGCAAAGCGCGCCGTGCCGCCGCCGAGGTGGAAATGCAGAAGATGGAGAGCGAACTGCGCGATACGCTTGCCGCCGCCAGCGCGCGGGGCGATGGCACCGGCAGCAATGTGGGCGGTGCCGTAAACCCAGCGGGCTAAGAGCCCAACGACAGGCATAGGAACGGGGCATGGCGATAGGTAACGGCCGAATCTGGACCGGGATGGTTGCAGCGCTCGCTTTGGCGGGGTGCGACCTCTTGGACCCGGGCGAGCCACCGCAGCGCCCCGTTCCGCGCGACGTGTCCGAGGCAGCCCAGATCCCCGAGCCCTCGCCCGAGAGCCAGTCTTTCGCGCGCTACTATGCCAGCGTGCAGCAACGGCTGGTTTCCGACGGTCTTTTGCGCACCGACGGTGGCGGCCCCGACACACCAATCACCACCCGCAATCTGGTGGCGAATTTCGAGCGCATCGCCCTTTTTGACGAATATACGCTCACCAATGGGCGCTTCATACAGCAGCAAACGCCGTCGCAACTGCGCCGTTGGCAGGGGCCTGTTCGTTTGCAAGCGCATTTCGGCGCCTCGGTCCCCGAAGCCACGCGCGACCGAGATCGGTCGATCTTGGGCACCTATGCCACACGGCTGGCGCGGGTCACCGGGCATCCGATCCGCCAAGTTTCAACTGGCGGCAATTTCCACGTCCTCTATCTCAATCGCGATGAGCAACGCGCCGCTGGCCCGGTACTCCGGCAGATTCTGCCCAGCATTGGCGATGAGACCGTGAATGAGATCACCAGCCTGCCGCGCTTCACCTTCTGCTCGGTCTATGCTTTCTCGCAAGCGGGCGACAATCCGACCTATGTGACGGCCATCGCGATCATCCGCACCGAACATCCCGACCTTCTGCGCCGATCCTGCGTACATGAAGAGGTTGCCCAAGGTCTCGGCCTGCCCAATGACAGCCCTGTCGCGCGGCCCTCAATCTTCAATGACGATGAAGAATTTGCGCTGTTAACCCGGCATGACGAATTGCTGCTCGAAATGCTCTATGACGACCGTCTGCGCCCCGGCATGTTGCCAGCCGAAGCCCGCCCTATTCTGCGGACCCTGGCCGATGAGCTACTTGGCGGGCCGAGTTGAGCCGCCTAAATTGATTTCAAAGGAGACCGCTTATGCCGATTTTCGATTTTCTCTCCGGCCAGTTCATCGACGTCATCGAATGGACCGATGATACCCGCGACACGATGGTCTATCGCTTTGAGCGCCACGGCCACGAGATCAAATACGGTGCCAAGCTGACCGTGCGCGAAGGCCAAATGGCGGTCTTCATTCATGAGGGCCAATTGGCAGATGTGTTCACGCCCGGGCTCTACATGCTTGAGACGAACAATATGCCGATCATGACCTCGCTTCAGCACTGGGATCACGGCTTCAAATCGCCCTTCAAATCCGAGATCTATTTCGTTTCAACCAACCGCTTCAC includes:
- a CDS encoding DUF2927 domain-containing protein, whose protein sequence is MAIGNGRIWTGMVAALALAGCDLLDPGEPPQRPVPRDVSEAAQIPEPSPESQSFARYYASVQQRLVSDGLLRTDGGGPDTPITTRNLVANFERIALFDEYTLTNGRFIQQQTPSQLRRWQGPVRLQAHFGASVPEATRDRDRSILGTYATRLARVTGHPIRQVSTGGNFHVLYLNRDEQRAAGPVLRQILPSIGDETVNEITSLPRFTFCSVYAFSQAGDNPTYVTAIAIIRTEHPDLLRRSCVHEEVAQGLGLPNDSPVARPSIFNDDEEFALLTRHDELLLEMLYDDRLRPGMLPAEARPILRTLADELLGGPS